The Zingiber officinale cultivar Zhangliang chromosome 9A, Zo_v1.1, whole genome shotgun sequence genome window below encodes:
- the LOC122020156 gene encoding subtilisin-like protease SBT1.8, producing MASVAALVFVLFSFAGSFVFCNQTYIVYMDPTLRPAVHPTHHAWYAAHLQSLAIDPGRHLLYAYSDVLHGFAAALLPHHIPVLSSSPAILHIQPDPVLHLHTTRTPQFLGLASDAASALPRPIDAVEAASRDVFIAVLDTGVWPEAPSFSVPAGLPEVPSRWRGACEAGVDFSPSLCNRKLVGARSFARGFRAAAAAAGDGNVKGKPKEYQSARDRDGHGTHTASTAAGSAVANASLLGYAAGTARGMATAARVAAYKVCWASSCFGSDILAGIEAAIVDGADVLSLSLGGRSAPYFHDIIAIGAFAAADRGIFVACSAGNSGPGPATLANGAPWIATVGAGTLDRDFPAYARLGNGAKYTGVSLYSGNGMRKKLIPAVYGAGSTNASKLCLEGTLNPAQVRGKLVLCDRGVSARVEKGAVVKAAGGAGMILANTASNGEELVADSHLLPAMAVGKKEGDLIRLYITTDAKPRGVLAFGGTVLGVRPSPVVAAFSSRGPNPVSPEILKPDFIGPGVNILAGWSGEVGPTGLPKDRRRTQFNIMSGTSMSCPHISGVAALLKGAHPDWSPAAIKSALMTTAYYVDNTRSPLLDAAGGSFATPFAYGAGHVDPEKALSPGLIYDIATDDYVSFLCSLNYTIPHIKAIAKRNVTCLPRLSNPGNLNYPSFSVVFEKNLRAVKYRREVTNVGPATSYEVKVTGPDDVVVTVRPTRLVFERVHQKLKYSVTFVSKERGKSRGEAFGRITWASKQHKVQTPVAYTWKR from the exons ATGGCGAGCGTAGCAGCGTTGGTGTTCGTGCTCTTTTCCTTCGCCGGTAGCTTTGTTTTCTGTAACCAGACGTACATCGTTTACATGGATCCGACGCTCCGCCCGGCGGTCCACCCGACCCACCACGCTTGGTACGCGGCCCACCTTCAGTCCCTCGCCATCGACCCCGGACGCCACCTCCTCTATGCCTACTCTGACGTCCTCCACGGCTTCGCTGCCGCACTCCTCCCCCACCACATCCCCGTCCTCAGCTCCTCTCCGGCCATTCTCCATATCCAACCCGACCCTGTCCTTCATCTCCACACCACCCGCACTCCCCAGTTCCTAGGCCTCGCCTCCGACGCCGCCTCCGCCCTACCCCGTCCCATCGACGCCGTCGAGGCCGCCTCCCGAGACGTTTTCATCGCTGTGCTTGATACTGGTGTCTGGCCGGAGGCTCCTAGCTTCTCGGTTCCCGCGGGCCTCCCTGAGGTCCCATCCCGGTGGCGCGGCGCATGTGAGGCTGGAGTTGATTTCTCCCCCTCGTTATGTAACCGCAAGCTGGTTGGCGCCCGGAGCTTTGCTCGGGGCTTCCGCGCCGCTGCAGCGGCTGCCGGCGACGGCAATGTGAAGGGCAAACCTAAGGAGTACCAGTCGGCGCGGGATCGCGACGGGCATGGAACACATACGGCGTCGACGGCTGCTGGATCCGCGGTGGCGAATGCCAGCCTCCTCGGGTACGCTGCTGGGACAGCCCGGGGCATGGCGACCGCCGCCCGAGTCGCTGCCTACAAGGTCTGTTGGGCTTCCAGCTGCTTCGGGTCCGACATCCTTGCTGGGATCGAAGCCGCCATCGTCGACGGCGCCGACGTGCTCTCTCTATCCCTCGGCGGTAGATCTGCCCCTTACTTCCACGACATCATTGCCATCGGCGCCTTCGCCGCTGCGGATCGTGGCATCTTCGTCGCCTGCTCGGCGGGAAACAGTGGCCCCGGCCCAGCAACCCTAGCCAACGGTGCCCCCTGGATCGCCACCGTTGGGGCCGGAACCCTGGACCGCGACTTCCCGGCATACGCCCGTCTCGGGAACGGCGCGAAGTACACCGGCGTCTCGCTCTACAGCGGCAATGGCATGAGGAAGAAGCTGATCCCGGCAGTGTACGGCGCCGGGAGCACCAACGCAAGTAAGCTGTGCCTTGAGGGGACACTGAACCCTGCACAGGTGCGTGGGAAACTAGTGCTCTGCGATCGCGGGGTGAGCGCCCGCGTCGAGAAGGGGGCGGTGGTGAAGGCCGCCGGAGGGGCCGGGATGATTCTGGCGAACACCGCATCTAACGGGGAGGAGCTGGTCGCCGACAGCCACCTACTGCCGGCGATGGCCGTGGGGAAGAAAGAAGGCGACCTGATAAGGTTGTACATCACCACCGACGCGAAGCCGAGGGGAGTGCTAGCTTTTGGGGGAACAGTGCTAGGGGTGCGGCCGTCGCCGGTGGTGGCAGCCTTCAGCTCGAGGGGACCGAATCCGGTGTCACCGGAGATACTAAAGCCGGACTTCATCGGGCCTGGAGTGAACATCTTAGCAGGATGGTCAGGAGAAGTTGGACCGACGGGGTTGCCCAAGGATCGCCGGAGGACTCAGTTCAATATAATGTCTG GAACATCAATGTCATGCCCGCACATCAGTGGAGTTGCTGCACTGCTGAAAGGTGCACACCCTGACTGGAGCCCTGCCGCCATCAAGTCTGCTCTCATGACAACTGCATATTACGTCGACAACACCAGATCTCCCCTTCTTGACGCTGCCGGAGGTTCATTCGCCACGCCATTTGCTTATGGCGCTGGCCATGTCGATCCAGAGAAAGCCCTCTCCCCAGGCCTCATCTATGACATCGCGACGGATGACTACGTTTCTTTCCTATGCTCTTTGAACTACACCATTCCGCACATCAAGGCCATCGCAAAGCGGAACGTCACTTGCTTGCCGAGGCTGTCGAATCCGGGTAACCTCAACTACCCTTCCTTCTCAGTGGTGTTCGAGAAGAATTTGAGGGCCGTAAAGTACAGAAGGGAGGTGACGAATGTCGGCCCTGCAACTTCGTATGAAGTAAAGGTAACTGGACCCGACGATGTGGTTGTGACGGTTAGGCCAACACGCCTTGTATTCGAACGTGTTCATCAGAAGCTGAAGTACAGTGTGACGTTCGTATCGAAGGAAAGGGGGAAATCGAGGGGTGAGGCATTTGGTCGGATCACCTGGGCTAGCAAGCAGCACAAAGTGCAAACTCCTGTAGCCTATACATGGAAGAGGTGA
- the LOC122020155 gene encoding exportin-T-like, with translation MDDLEKAILLAYEPSVADSTLRAQAIAFCDRVKADASALIRLCLDRLQRSPLVPVQFWCLQALHDVILLRYSSIPPADLPILRSAMLSLASDRPLPIASPPFLRNKLAQAVAALIRHEYPASSWPDPFLCVLPSLPAADPASIDMFARFLAALDDDLLSLDYPRSSEEVSAASQVKDTMRQQCVPQIARHWYDAVSLYNSSDPSLVTLVLDTMRRYITWIDIGLVANDAFVPLLFDLILAPSSTDQLRAAAGSCVLAIVLKRMDHRQKMALLSSLRLSRIFANPDLVQKVPALVTGYAAEALECYKRLGSADTDGYSPLNLLDEALPSILYVMQESEEMELSNVVAFLSDYVIAMKSHSAKQAMYLSQILEAIRVQILYDPMYRNNLDLPDKIGKEEEDQMGEHRKELLILFSSICRVAPSVTQLFIQNLAITALSSSKSSVEDVEAMLTLFYRLGETIKEEARTGNGSLGELVQLLLSARFPCHNHRLVALIYLETVSRFIKFVQDNAQYIPHVLAVFLDERGIRHPNLNVSRRASYLFMRSVKLLKAKFVPYLDVILQGLQDIVAQFTSSDWSSKYLKCSGSEDGSQTFEAIGLLIGMEDVSPEKQSEYLAALLDPLSQKLKGLLSDAKAHGLEESSAKASTIQQIIMALNALSKGFNERLAMSSRPTIGIMFKKTLGIVLEILVSFPNIRALRNKITSFIHRMVEILGASILPFLPMPLKHLLVENEPEDMVDFLVLANQLISKFSTSLEPILEDIFPAIASRLIEILPRDAFSSVPGCITEEVRELQDLQRTLYTFLHVMANHNLSLVFIAPSCWRFLDVIMQLLLITACSHKDILLRKMCVQIFVKLIKDWCTSYNGDDMVPGFRSFIIEKFAINCCLHSVLDKSFDFRDANSLILFGEIVLAQKVMYEKLGSDFVVYFVSSGLQGVNCPHELVEQYYEKLQTDDLKAMKSFYHLLIENLRQQQNGSLVFR, from the exons ATGGACGACCTCGAGAAGGCGATCCTCCTCGCATACGAGCCGAGCGTCGCCGACTCCACGCTCCGCGCTCAGGCGATCGCCTTCTGTGACCGCGTGAAGGCCGACGCTTCAGCACTCATCCGCCTCTGCCTCGACCGCCTTCAGCGCTCCCCGCTCGTTCCCGTTCAGTTCTGGTGTCTTCAGGCCCTCCACGATGTCATCCTTCTGCGCTACTCCTCTATTCCCCCCGCCGACCTCCCCATCCTCCGCTCCGCCATGCTCTCCCTTGCCTCCGATCGCCCTCTCCCCATCGCCTCCCCTCCTTTCCTCAGGAATAAGCTCGCCCAGGCCGTTGCCGCCCTTATCCGCCATGAGTACCCTGCCTCATCCTGGCCAGATCCTTTCCTCTGCGTACTCCCCTCTCTCCCCGCTGCCGACCCCGCTTCCATTGACATGTTTGCCCGCTTCCTTGCCGCTCTCGATGATGACCTTCTCAGCCTCGACTATCCCCGCTCCTCCGAGGAGGTCTCCGCTGCTTCCCAGGTTAAGGACACCATGCGCCAGCAATGCGTCCCTCAGATTGCCCGCCACTGGTACGACGCGGTGTCGCTCTACAATTCCTCGGACCCTTCCCTTGTCACTTTAGTACTCGACACCATGCGGCGTTACATCACTTGGATCGACATTGGTCTGGTCGCCAATGATGCTTTCGTCCCTCTCCTCTTCGACCTCATTCTAGCTCCTAGCTCAACTGATCAACTCAGGGCTGCTGCTGGAAGCTGTGTTCTTGCAATCGTTCTCAAGAGAATGGATCATCGCCAGAAAATGGCTCTTCTCAGCAGTCTACGACTAAGTAGGATTTTTGCCAATCCTGATTTGGTCCAGAAGGTTCCAGCTTTGGTCACTGGTTATGCTGCTGAGGCTCTCGAATGCTACAAGAGGTTGGGCTCTGCGGATACGGATGGTTATTCGCCTCTCAATCTTCTCGACGAGGCCTTGCCTTCTATTTTGTATGTGATGCAAGAAAGTGAGGAAATGGAGTTAAGTAATGTTGTTGCTTTTCTGTCAGATTATGTGATCGCTATGAAGTCCCATTCCGCAAAACAAGCAATGTACCTAAGTCAGATCCTTGAAGCTATTAGAGTGCAAATTCTCTATGATCCTATGTACAGGAACAATCTTGATTTACCAGATAAGATTGGTAAAGAGGAAGAGGATCAGATGGGAGAACATCGGAAAGAACTATTAATACTCTTTTCTAGCATTTGCCGAGTGGCACCGAGTGTGACCCAgctttttattcaaaatttagcAATTACAGCCTTGTCTTCTTCCAAAAGTAGTGTGGAGGATGTAGAAGCGATGCTTACTTTATTCTACAGGTTGGGTGAGACAATAAAAGAAGAAGCTAGAACTGGCAATGGTTCGTTGGGTGAGTTGGTGCAGTTGCTCCTTTCAGCACGATTTCCTTGCCATAATCATCGTCTTGTTGCACTGATCTACCTTGAGACAGTCTCAAGGTTTATTAAGTTTGTTCAAGATAATGCTCAATATATACCTCATGTACTAGCTGTCTTCTTGGATGAAAGAGGTATACGCCATCCAAATCTTAATGTGAGCAGACGAGCTAGTTATCTTTTCATGAGATCTGTCAAGTTACTGAAAGCTAAGTTTGTGCCTTATCTGGATGTGATTTTGCAA GGATTGCAGGATATTGTGGCTCAATTCACTAGTTCAGATTGGAGCTCCAAATATCTTAAGTGTTCAGGTTCTGAAGATGGTAGCCAAACATTTGAG GCAATTGGATTATTGATTGGGATGGAAGATGTTTCCCCAGAAAAGCAATCTGAGTATTTGGCAGCACTTCTTGACCCTCTTTCTCAAAAG CTGAAGGGGCTTCTTTCAGATGCCAAAGCACATGGCCTAGAAGAATCATCAGCAAAAGCCTCAACCATCCAGCAAATTATTATGGCTTTGAATGCTTTAAGCAAG GGTTTTAATGAGCGACTTGCTATGAGTAGCCGCCCAACCATTGGAATTATGTTTAAAAAG ACATTGGGGATTGTCTTGGAAATCCTCGTCTCATTTCCAAATATTAGAGCTTTGAGAAATAAG ATCACATCATTCATTCATCGCATGGTTGAAATTTTAGGAGCATCTATCCTTCCGTTCCTTCCAATGCCGCTAAAGCATCTTCTTGTGGAGAATGAG CCAGAAGACATGGTTGATTTTCTTGTACTGGCCAATCAACTAATAAGCAAATTCTCCACTTCTTTAGAGCCCATACTAGAAGATATATTTCCTGCTATTGCAAGTAGACTAATTGAAATACTTCCAAGGGATGCATTTTCATCAGTACCTGGATGCATTACAGAG GAAGTGCGAGAACTTCAAGACCTGCAGCGAACACTGTATACCTTTCTTCATGTGATGGCAAACCACAATCTTTCCTTGGTTTTCATCGCTCCAAGTTGCTGGAGATTCTTGGATGTAATAATGCAGTTACTTTTAATAACTGCTTGTAGTCACAAAGATATACTTCTTAGGAAG ATGTGCGTGCAAATTTTTGTGAAACTCATAAAAGATTGGTGCACCAGTTATAATGGTGATGACATG gTTCCTGGATTTCGCAGCTTTATAATCGAGAAATTTGCGATCAATTGTTGTCTGCACAGTGTCCTTGACAAATCATTTGATTTCCGCGATGCAAATTCT TTGATCCTTTTTGGAGAAATCGTGCTGGCCCAGAAAGTAATGTATGAGAAGTTGGGTAGCGACTTTGTTGTATATTTTGTGTCTAGCGGGCTACAAGGAGTTAATTGCCCTCATGAACTAGTAGAACAATATTATGAAAAGTTGCAG ACTGATGATTTGAAGGCTATGAAATCTTTTTACCATCTATTAATTGAGAATTTGAGACAGCAGCAAAATGGAAGTCTTGTTTTtagatag
- the LOC122019976 gene encoding stress-response A/B barrel domain-containing protein UP3-like, translating into MACLKTFPNLHRPRLPFRSLSSAPRLFSSHHLRPSATLSFSSSSSPNTAAMAAVSTVEHVVLFKIRESTDQSKIDAMMSGLRSLVSLDVVSHLTAGPILRHRSSAASASGFTHLLHSRYRSKEDLATYSAHPAHMAVVMELGLPISDDVMAVDWVVDLDGPVVPPPGSAMRLTLAKPKEGATAELMETLSKVKASSPAAVTQVSFGENFSPARAKGHGVGLLAFFSSLEELDAMDARQKDLVDSVKEKVRPLLESFIVLDFVVPPPDDASL; encoded by the coding sequence ATGGCGTGTCTGAAAACCTTCCCTAATCTTCACCGCCCTCGCTTACCCTTCAGATCCCTCAGCTCTGCCCCTCGGCTTTTTTCCTCACATCATCTCCGCCCCTCCGCCACgctatccttctcctcctcctcctcccccaaCACCGCTGCCATGGCTGCCGTCTCCACCGTCGAGCACGTGGTCCTCTTCAAGATCCGGGAGTCCACTGACCAGTCCAAGATCGATGCCATGATGTCCGGCCTGCGATCCTTGGTCTCCCTCGACGTCGTCAGCCACCTCACTGCCGGTCCTATCCTCCGCCACCGATCCTCCGCCGCCTCCGCTTCCGGGTTTACCCACTTGCTTCACAGCCGCTACCGATCCAAAGAAGACCTTGCCACCTACTCCGCCCACCCCGCCCACATGGCTGTCGTCATGGAGCTCGGGCTCCCCATCTCCGATGACGTCATGGCTGTTGATTGGGTCGTCGATCTCGATGGTCCGGTGGTGCCACCGCCAGGGTCGGCGATGCGGCTCACCCTCGCGAAGCCGAAGGAAGGTGCCACTGCGGAGCTCATGGAGACCCTCTCCAAGGTCAAGGCCTCTTCACCGGCCGCGGTCACGCAGGTGAGTTTCGGGGAAAATTTCTCGCCGGCGAGGGCCAAGGGGCACGGCGTGGGGCTTTTGGCGTTTTTTAGTAGCCTGGAAGAGCTCGATGCGATGGATGCGAGACAGAAGGATTTGGTTGATTCGGTTAAAGAGAAGGTCAGGCCGCTTTTGGAGAGCTTCATTGTGCTTGATTTTGTTGTTCCGCCACCTGACGATGCTAGCCTTTGA
- the LOC122019977 gene encoding protein ELF4-LIKE 3-like gives MMEGDSFSGFGNGSQVDGKVFATFQKSFLQVQSILDQNRLLINEINQNHESKIPDNLTRNVSLIRELNNNIRRVVDLYADLSVSFTRSMDASSEGDSEGKSGHKRNRPL, from the coding sequence ATGATGGAAGGGGATAGCTTCTCCGGGTTCGGCAACGGAAGTCAAGTCGACGGCAAGGTCTTCGCGACCTTCCAAAAGAGCTTCCTCCAGGTGCAGAGCATCTTGGACCAGAACAGGCTGTTGATCAACGAGATCAATCAGAACCACGAGTCCAAAATCCCCGACAACCTCACCCGCAACGTCAGCCTAATTCGCGAGCTCAACAACAACATACGACGCGTCGTCGACCTCTACGCCGACCTCTCCGTCTCCTTCACCAGGTCCATGGACGCTTCCTCGGAAGGGGACTCCGAAGGGAAGTCCGGCCACAAGAGGAACAGACCTCTGTAA